ATCTCACAAAAATCTTAACTCTACtttaactataaataaataaataaattctgtGCAAGCCGCTTAACCTTTTAAAATGAGTAATGTTCAATGTTTCATGAAGGTCGTTTGCGCCTTAGTTCATATATCAAATAGGTAGAACTCAGCTATAGCTTAAATGAAATACCCAATAATCAATCCATAACGAGTCGTAGTGCAAATTTAAAGAAAGCCATATACAGAATGGTAAATTCCTAAAATAGGATACTCAAACTGAGTTACAGAATAGTTGTGTATGCTCCATGCTCTAAGTTAATGAATAATGAGAACATTATAAATATCCAAGTTTTTAAGATAGCATTCCTATATTTTGTCAAACCATTGCATGGTTGTGTTGAAAGGGAGACTTTACAGGATTAGGATTAGACCAGCTAGGATGTAGTGCAGCTATGAGCCATAGAAACAATATTCACACAAGACTAGTGTAGCAGAATGAGGATGCTAAAATAGGAGTTGAATATAACACCCATTGAGAGGAGTGAAAGGAGAGATTGAGATGCTTAGACATTTGCATGATAGATCAGAAAATGCAGTAGTATGGAACGTAAGCATATTGAGGTTGTACAACATAATAAAGGATATTCTTGGTACATCATGATGGGAAGTAATAAAAGAGGTTGCGTTAGCCCAAGATCATTCTAAATTGTACTCATAAACTGCATGGAGTGGAGAAAAAGGACCTATATGGCCTACTCCAAGTAGTTTGGTgcaataaattttagttaaattgaGCTGAAAGACACGCATAAATGACAAGACCAAACACCATGCTTGATTAGGGTACTTGGCCCATAGGTACCTTTCTAGCACAAGAACTAATAGCAATGGCATACGCCAATGGAGCTACAGCCAAGGCACAAGGTGATGCTGCCACCATAAGCCCTAGTGCTCTGTAGACTGATCCTCTGCAGGCTGCATGGTAGTACAAGAATGAGGCAAGAAAATAAGAATGCGTTCAAAAGGCATTTGGTATTagagagaaattaaaaaattcaggAACAAGTTCACTCTAAAGAGTGAGAGAGCTTGAGTGAGTATcaaccattttttttaaaaaaaaaaagaacataaaaaagGAAGAACTCTGTATTTCATGAACTAGACCTAGAGGAAAATCACAAGAATTTGGCTACCCAGAAAATACTTGAATCTCCAATCTTTCAATTATAACCTTTTTCTAGCATGTTAATAGAATTGAAATGCTCCAGTTCTATTGCTCTTAGATAAACCCGAATGGCCAAAGAGGCTTCACAAAAGGATAACTAGACTATGTCTCATATCTCCAAACAAGGAAAACACTCTCTCTGACAGACTGGGCTAAAATTGATAACAGCAAAGCAGCTTCTCAActttttacaatttgaaaTATATGGCAAGTAAAAGCTCAAGAGGTTTCCTTCACTGAAAGATAACATAAGTGAACATAAATAATGTATTAGCATCCATACCCAAGaaaaatcattaacaaaaGTTCATCAAGGCCCTGTCAAAATCAGTTAGAGCATGTGCAAAGCATACATAATGATCAGTTATAATCAGCAGAAACCATgcataagaaataaagaaggCTATTGATCAAGCAAATAACATGAATAGCACAAGGAACTTCAGCACAGGTCAGTAAGAGTGATAATCTAAAAGGATAACTAAAATGAGTGCCCTTCATCCAAGTTACCTGATGTGCCGATGAAAGGCCAGTTGAAAAGAAACGGCCCAAGTAAAGCAACAGCAATGGACAAACCCACAACCACTTTGCTATAATGCTCACCAAATTCGTCCAGCCATCTTTGcagctttggtttatttagcTGTGCTTCTTCAGTTAACTGTACAATCCTGTTCAGTGTTGACTCTTTCCACATCTTTGTGGCCTGAAGCaaagttatttataaatatccagaaaccctaaattttcTATGAGAACATACCAGATGTAAAGCTGAAGAAATTAAGACTTCAACCAGAACTCTTAGCCATTTATTCGAACAATTTCAGAAGTATATCAACAAAGAGAAACAAGAACTGGAAATACCAATTTCCTTTGCTACCAACTTCTGAAATTTTAATCACAAGCAAAACTGATAACACACCTTTACAATAATTCTACCATCCAAATTCCTTGCACCACCAGGAATCCTGTCTCCAACTTTTATTTCTACTGGCTTGATTTCACCAGTCAAATGCTCAATAGTAATTGTTGCACGACCTTGAAAAACTTCACAATCTACAGGAACAGCCTATACATAATACCAGCCAACGTCACGAACCAAGTGATTGTAATCTAccattcatttaaaataagaacTTTAAACCAACATGGCAGTTTTGGTACTGCCGTCTTATCAGTCAAACAACATGTGACATCAATTAGGATTATTTGTGGAACAGCAAGCTAGATAACAATTTGATAAAGGACCTAGTTGCTGACTGTCATTGCTATACTGTAAACATTGCTAGCAACTTGTACCAAAATAACACATACAATCACATAACTGCCATCTTATCATTCAAATGACATGAAATAGCAATCAGGGGTATCCATGGAATGGTTAGCTAGATAACAACTGAAAAATGGCCTAGCTTCTGTCATTGCTATAGTTTGACTATTACAAGCTACTTGCACCAAAGTAACACATTAAATTCTCCTATTGGAGCAGCTAAGTAAATGTAAGAACTCAGGTGCACCATAGGATCATGCATTTCTATTGCTATAATCATATGCCAGCCACAGAaagtttttactttattgCCATGTCTTCACCTCTGTCAACTAAATATATCAGCTAACTATCAACTGAACTCAAGCATCCCCCTTATTGAAAAGATAACAAATTTGACATCACAGACCTCACCAGTTCCGACCAAAATAAATGAGCCCACTTTTACATCATGCACCGGGATACTTTCATATGACAAATCAGAGAGATCTGGAAGTTTCTCATCATTTACGTCTAGCACAAGAGCAGAATCTGGATGACTTTCCTTCAACTCTTTAACATCCACCATTGAACGACTGGTGAAAAACTCTTCAGCTGCAGATGACAAACCGTGAATTAGAATACGGAATTCATCAtggcatataaaaaaaaaaactattgcTTATACACCAATTTTTAAAATGCTCACCAATATGAGCGAGATTGAACATTGCAAGAAGTAACCCTCCTTCCAAAGCATTTCCCATAAATACTGATGAAAAGGCTGCAAGAGCCATCAACACATGAATATTTACCTTCCCACCAGTAACATCAGTAAGAGCATCTAGGGATGCTGAGACCTGACATGTAGAGAGTGGCATATAGTTTGCTCATATTCATCAGCAAAAAGattgttataatttaataaatgatataaatatattaaaaagaaaaaagcatcCGGTAGTTATGCATTGAAGAAATCAGGTTTTATAAATGATGGCAAAGTTACAATAGTACATGGGCAGAGATTCTGGTTTGTTAAATAGAGTGCGTTAACTTCTCATCCTTGTAAAGTAAGAGCTTCTGTGGTTTTTATAAACGCCTTCCTTAACCCTCAAATAGTAAAAATTCTTAGCCCGCCAAAATAATTACAACAAAGCATTCATTGTCACATAATATAGCTTATTAGACTTCGTGAAAATTCCATGCTTTTTTGTAAAACCTTCCACGTTTTTACCTTAGCTTACTCAAGCCAATGAATATGAACAATCACAAATAtccaatttcaagaatttcATTGCAATTTCAAACATTAAAGTTAATAATAACTCACTAATTTTTGAGCTACTAATTTGGCCTAGATTGTTCagcataagaaaaatataaataaaacatatatgcACGTGCAACATCTAATGGAACGAACTCATACatttttgcatttgatttcCAAATCTAGGGCTACTCAGTATAGAAGTTAagcaaattaaaattgaactaCATATATAAAGATCATTAGAATATATATGTAGAAGTGAAAGCAGTGTACCCCGACGAGAGGAAAGGCGACGATGATGAAGGCATTTTGGATAGGCTTAACTACAGGATTAGGAATTAAGTAAGGGCAAGCAGCAGCCGCTACAAACAAGGCAGCAGAGCAGCAACAAAGCTGCAAATTCTCTCTCAGCAGATTAGCTAAGTCAATCCACTTTACCGCTTTTGCAAAATTAATGAGTGCTCTCTGAGGTCCACTCAGCTCCTCAACATCTCCGTGGCTGTGATtatgatggtgatggtgatggtgatggtgatggtgatgatTGTGATTGTGGTGGTGATGATGATCGTGGTGATTCTTACTGTGAGCAGTACAACGGACCGTACGGTTGTGGAAATTGAGAGAAATTGGACGGAAAATGAGACTGAGAGAGTCGAGACTACGTCGTCGCCGTGTTATTGCTAGTTGTTTAGAGGAGTAACTGACAGAGGGGAACCCTTTCACGCCGATTGCGTGACGGAGTGCAGTGGTTTCCATGGTTCTCCTGCGGAATTTTCAGGTCGTCATCGTCTTGTGCAACAAAAATTTCAAAGGGAGCAGTGTTGTAATAGCATCCACACCATGTGCTCATGGATCCGGACCACCACCCACTCAAAAACAAACTGCTGGGCCCGTATCTAACTAACTAAAGTACTGTATACTCCCTCAATTCAGAAAACAGGGTTAATTGCTCGGGCAGTCCTTTAAGTTATA
The sequence above is drawn from the Ricinus communis isolate WT05 ecotype wild-type chromosome 7, ASM1957865v1, whole genome shotgun sequence genome and encodes:
- the LOC8285593 gene encoding probable cadmium/zinc-transporting ATPase HMA1, chloroplastic isoform X1; amino-acid sequence: METTALRHAIGVKGFPSVSYSSKQLAITRRRRSLDSLSLIFRPISLNFHNRTVRCTAHSKNHHDHHHHHNHNHHHHHHHHHHHHNHSHGDVEELSGPQRALINFAKAVKWIDLANLLRENLQLCCCSAALFVAAAACPYLIPNPVVKPIQNAFIIVAFPLVGVSASLDALTDVTGGKVNIHVLMALAAFSSVFMGNALEGGLLLAMFNLAHIAEEFFTSRSMVDVKELKESHPDSALVLDVNDEKLPDLSDLSYESIPVHDVKVGSFILVGTGEAVPVDCEVFQGRATITIEHLTGEIKPVEIKVGDRIPGGARNLDGRIIVKATKMWKESTLNRIVQLTEEAQLNKPKLQRWLDEFGEHYSKVVVGLSIAVALLGPFLFNWPFIGTSACRGSVYRALGLMVAASPCALAVAPLAYAIAISSCARKGILLKGGQVLDALSSCHTIAFDKTGTLTTGGLMFKAIEPLFGHELVNKNTNFTSCCIPSCEKEALAVAAAMEKGTTHPIGRAVVDHSIGKDLPFVSVESFECFPGRGLTATLNNIESATGRVKLLKASLGSIEFITSLCKSEDESRKIKDAVKASSYGSDFVHAALSVNDKVTLIHLEDRPRAGVSDVIAELEDRARLRVMMLTGDHESSAWRVAKSVGISEVHYSLKPEDKLNHVKGITRDMGGGLIMVGEGINDAPALAAATVGIVLAQRASATAIAVADILLLRDDISGIPFCIAKSRQTTSLVKQNVALALTCIVLASLPSVLGFLPLWLTVLLHEGGTLLVCLNSIRALNDPKWSWREDLSHVVKEFNCRLIPRWTDNTSSGSIQAAPL
- the LOC8285593 gene encoding probable cadmium/zinc-transporting ATPase HMA1, chloroplastic isoform X2, coding for METTALRHAIGVKGFPSVSYSSKQLAITRRRRSLDSLSLIFRPISLNFHNRTVRCTAHSKNHHDHHHHHNHNHHHHHHHHHHHHNHSHGDVEELSGPQRALINFAKAVKWIDLANLLRENLQLCCCSAALFVAAAACPYLIPNPVVKPIQNAFIIVAFPLVGVSASLDALTDVTGGKVNIHVLMALAAFSSVFMGNALEGGLLLAMFNLAHIAEEFFTSRSMVDVKELKESHPDSALVLDVNDEKLPDLSDLSYESIPVHDVKVGSFILVGTGEAVPVDCEVFQGRATITIEHLTGEIKPVEIKVGDRIPGGARNLDGRIIVKATKMWKESTLNRIVQLTEEAQLNKPKLQRWLDEFGEHYSKVVVGLSIAVALLGPFLFNWPFIGTSACRGSVYRALGLMVAASPCALAVAPLAYAIAISSCARKGILLKGGQVLDALSSCHTIAFDKTGTLTTGGLMFKAIEPLFGHELVNKNTNFTSCCIPSCEKEALAVAAAMEKGTTHPIGRAVVDHSIGKDLPFVSVESFECFPGRGLTATLNNIESATGRVKLLKASLGSIEFITSLCKSEDESRKIKDAVKASSYGSDFVHAALSVNDKVTLIHLEDRPRAGVSDVIAELEDRARLRVMMLTGDHESSAWRVAKSVGISEVHYSLKPEDKLNHVKGITRDMGGGLIMVGEGINDAPALAAATVGIVLAQRASATAIAVADILLLRDDISGIPFCIAKSRQTTSLVKQNVALALT